The genomic stretch TCCCCGCCCACTCCCCCACCCCCActttctccttctcctcctcctcccgatTCTCCACCACCGCGCGCCCCGATGCGAGGCTGCGGCACGGGGTGCTGCCGCAGGGCCCGCAGCAGCGGCTCGTGGGCGGGGTCAGGTCGGTGGCTAGCGGCGGGTCGAAGCTGGCGCCGCTGGGCCAGGGGGTCAAGGGGCTGGGGCGGCCCGTGGAGGCGGCGAGGAGCGCCGCCGCGCGGTACCGCGCGGCCGTCGGCCTGCAGGTCGAGGCCTTCTGGCGGCGCAACTACATGGTCCTCGTCGGCGCCGGGGCAGTCATCGTCTGCGTCGCGCTGTGGAGGATCATGTTCGGCATCGCCAGCACCTTCGTCGGACTCTCCGAGGGCATGGCCAAGTACGGCTTCCTCGCCCTTGCCACCGCCATTGTCGCCTTTGCCGTGAGTAGCATTCCCTTTCTTGTTGGTTTAGGTTTACCTCTGGGATAGCTAATATGTTTCCGGTTGGCTATGATCAGGACGCTTTGTAGCTTGTGTGTCACTACTGCTGTTCTGGTGGTTCAGCTTACTTGCACATGAGCATATCACCACTGTTAAGACTAATAGCTATCCCAATGGGCTATATTCACGATAAGACTTAGACACTTATAGGGTGTTTTGTTTGAGGAATCAGACCATTCTAGATGAGGTGGTGCatcatgagttcattcttcaaaTTTGGTGGAATGAATCCATTCCTCGCATTAGTACTAATTATTAGCTTGTGaggaatgaggtgatgatgcatCAACTCATTCCATTccacaaaccaaacaaaaaaaaagtgaagagTGAGAAGATGGTGAACTAACCTattcctcaaaccaaacacccgTGCACTTTGTGGTCATTCTGTTGATCATATGAATTGTTGTTGGCATCTTTCGTGAATCAATAAATGGGTCATATGGCCGAGCAACATGGCCAACTGTTACAACTTACATACCATTAGGATGGACTGTAAATTTGTGTCACTCCTGCTGTTATGATGGTTCAGCTGCCTGCACATGAGCACATTACAGACTGTTAAGACTACATTTTCCCCATGAGCTTATGTTCATGAAAAGACCTATGAACTGCTGTTGGTAACCATTCTGTTCATTATACTGATAATTGCTGACATCTTTGGTAAAGCAATACATTGTACCAACTGTATGACCAAACAACATGCCTGAATGTTACATACTATGCAAAACGGTTGTCTTCTGGGAAATGTCACTGCATTTTGGAACCTCTAGCAGTTACTTCAGTTCTGACCTTGATCATTGGTTTGCTTAACAACTAACCCCTAGTCTTACCTCATGTCACAAGCACTGCGtgccattctttttttttttctgttttttttggATTTGCCAAATCATTCTTACTTAGCTGTGGCCTATGGGTATTAGGTGTCAATTCACCATGTGCACATTAATAGAACTGTTATGCAGACAACAGCTTACCATGTTGGGAAACAAATAGATAGCCTATAGCCTGCAAGATGATCATATTAATAGCAGATAACCATGCATTGCGCTTATATTAGCATCTTTGCCATTGTGTTATGCCAATTTGGGTGTCTGTGGCCTAGGCCATACTAATCTGTGAAAATAATCAGTCTTTTCAGCTGCAGAACTAATTTATGAAATGTATAAATAGTGTGAACTTGACTGCGGAGTACCAAATCTATTTGAACTGTCAGTGTACTAGTACTTTCTGCACAAATGGATGCTTTCTTGTGCCTAgtattttgttttttctctcAGTTTTATCATGCTGAGCACTTATGAACTCATGTTATTGACTATCTATCTTTGTTTTATAGGGTATGTATGCCCGGTCAAGGTTAACCATAAACCCGGACAAGGTTTACCGGCTGGCTATGACAAAACTCAATACATCTGCTGCAATCCTTGAAGTTATGGGTGCGCCCCTAACGGGTACTGATGTCAGAGCATATGTTATGTCTGGAGGAGGCCCGAAACTAAAGGACTTCAAATTCAAGCTTGGCAGTAAACGGTGCTTCCTCATTTTCCCCATCAAAGGATCAGAAAGAAGGGGTCTCGTAAGTGTTGAGGTCAAGAAGAAAAAAGGACAGGTATTTGGATTTGTGTGTATATTTTTAGCAACATTATGCCAGTACTCGGTAACCTAGACTAACTAATAGACACATATGATTGTACAATCACATTATGATTAAGGTCATTGACATTTAGTGAATTTAGTGAACAAAAAAAGTTTGGACACACATTGCAAAAGCAGAGATAAATGAAGCATCCTCTCCTGCTTGTTTCTTAATgatatataaatattttttttctttcaaatGTAACGATACTGTTATATTTGGGTGACACCTCTTTTGTTGAAATGATTGACACTAATAGAATTCTGGACAAAAAATTTAAAAGATGCAGTTAGCCATCTTGAAAACACTCTTTATAGTATTATTTGAAGGAATAAAACATATAATTCAAAGCTTCCTTAAAGCTGTGAGTACG from Sorghum bicolor cultivar BTx623 chromosome 3, Sorghum_bicolor_NCBIv3, whole genome shotgun sequence encodes the following:
- the LOC8056560 gene encoding uncharacterized protein LOC8056560; the encoded protein is MAAALSSSRRALHTLHRRLLLHPSPSPAAARRALPTLTPTRTPIPAHSPTPTFSFSSSSRFSTTARPDARLRHGVLPQGPQQRLVGGVRSVASGGSKLAPLGQGVKGLGRPVEAARSAAARYRAAVGLQVEAFWRRNYMVLVGAGAVIVCVALWRIMFGIASTFVGLSEGMAKYGFLALATAIVAFAGMYARSRLTINPDKVYRLAMTKLNTSAAILEVMGAPLTGTDVRAYVMSGGGPKLKDFKFKLGSKRCFLIFPIKGSERRGLVSVEVKKKKGQYDMKLLAVDIPMASGPDQRLFLVGDEQEYKVGGGLISELRDPIVKAMAAEKEFDYLDEREDEEDEQREREEAEQEAAEALRREEERLRQEGEERRRREEAERLEKAT